A part of Maridesulfovibrio hydrothermalis AM13 = DSM 14728 genomic DNA contains:
- a CDS encoding DUF1844 domain-containing protein, which produces MSDDKKCGCGSEYTKDMPIPEVNFSTFVMSLSSSAMVHLGEAADPSTGKIEYSPVLAKQSIDVLAVLEDKIKNGMTEDEERLLCEMLYNLRMKYVQKTKS; this is translated from the coding sequence ATGTCTGATGATAAAAAATGTGGATGCGGCAGTGAATACACTAAAGATATGCCCATTCCTGAAGTTAATTTCTCTACCTTTGTGATGTCACTTAGCTCTTCGGCTATGGTTCATCTCGGTGAAGCTGCTGATCCGTCTACCGGCAAAATTGAATATTCGCCTGTTTTGGCCAAGCAGTCCATTGATGTTCTGGCTGTTCTGGAGGATAAAATTAAAAATGGCATGACTGAGGATGAAGAACGTCTTCTTTGTGAGATGCTTTATAATCTGCGCATGAAATATGTGCAGAAGACTAAAAGCTGA
- a CDS encoding CheR family methyltransferase has protein sequence MKIGKKEFDLLRQQIYRLCGLSIPDGKEYLIEHRFAPIFQDRGCKTWMEFYKLLQSSDVGFKDEIISAISTHETSFFRDNYPFTSIKQKVLPQLVNGRKSRRGIRIWCAASSTGQEPYSLAMLIHEFCNSPAQKNISPKDFSILATDISEKVLSKASNALFSKLDVDRGLPDGFTKYFKQEGRSWRLNEDVRSLVSFKKFNLLNSFNPLGKFDFVLCRNVLIYFDDATKVDIVHRIHALLPDNAYLMLGATETLSGHTDRFEAEHIGPVILYRKKNGAGKTKSMIGRKRAGTERAAIKFKKPFSAR, from the coding sequence ATGAAGATAGGCAAGAAGGAATTTGACCTCTTACGGCAGCAGATTTACAGGCTGTGCGGATTGAGTATACCTGACGGTAAGGAATATCTGATTGAGCACAGATTTGCGCCCATTTTTCAAGACCGGGGCTGCAAAACCTGGATGGAGTTTTATAAGCTCCTCCAGTCAAGCGATGTAGGTTTCAAGGATGAAATCATCTCAGCCATCAGCACCCATGAGACAAGTTTTTTTCGTGACAATTATCCATTCACATCCATAAAGCAGAAAGTTCTTCCTCAGCTTGTTAACGGTCGGAAAAGTCGCCGCGGTATTCGTATCTGGTGCGCGGCATCTTCCACCGGTCAGGAGCCATATTCATTGGCAATGCTTATTCATGAGTTTTGTAATTCTCCAGCGCAAAAAAATATATCTCCCAAAGATTTTTCCATTTTAGCTACGGATATTTCGGAAAAAGTGCTCAGTAAGGCAAGTAATGCTCTTTTCTCAAAACTGGATGTGGACAGAGGATTGCCTGATGGTTTTACTAAGTATTTTAAGCAGGAAGGGCGGAGCTGGCGATTGAATGAGGATGTTCGCTCTCTGGTTTCTTTTAAAAAGTTTAACCTTCTCAATTCGTTTAATCCGCTTGGTAAGTTTGACTTTGTGTTATGCCGGAATGTGCTTATTTACTTTGATGATGCCACAAAGGTTGATATTGTTCATCGCATTCATGCTTTATTGCCTGACAATGCCTACCTGATGCTGGGCGCAACGGAGACACTGTCGGGACATACCGATCGATTTGAAGCAGAGCATATAGGTCCGGTGATACTTTATAGGAAGAAAAACGGGGCCGGAAAAACGAAAAGCATGATCGGGAGAAAGAGGGCTGGAACGGAAAGGGCAGCAATAAAATTTAAAAAGCCGTTTTCTGCAAGATAG
- a CDS encoding bifunctional adenosylcobinamide kinase/adenosylcobinamide-phosphate guanylyltransferase, with the protein MITFILGGNKSGKSDYALEVFAKYPGTKCFIATGKARDMAFRRQIMDHRKERDPSIPVLEAGEDLHGVLIRAEKDYDHILVDSLDFWLFSCSQHADGEQIIGEVVRLLSEWKGPDVVLVSCEVGLGPLAMSREVRGFVRSLGSLNRSIAAIADEAYLVAAGLPLTLKK; encoded by the coding sequence TTGATTACATTTATACTTGGGGGCAATAAGTCGGGAAAATCTGACTATGCTCTTGAAGTTTTTGCAAAATATCCGGGCACAAAGTGCTTTATCGCTACCGGGAAAGCCCGTGACATGGCTTTTCGCAGGCAGATTATGGATCACCGCAAAGAAAGAGACCCTTCTATTCCGGTGCTTGAAGCCGGAGAAGACTTGCATGGGGTCTTGATCAGGGCTGAAAAAGACTACGACCACATATTGGTGGACAGTCTTGATTTCTGGCTGTTTTCCTGCTCGCAACATGCAGACGGAGAACAGATTATCGGGGAGGTTGTCCGGCTTTTATCTGAATGGAAAGGGCCGGATGTTGTTTTGGTGTCGTGTGAAGTGGGACTAGGTCCTCTTGCCATGTCACGTGAGGTACGCGGCTTTGTCAGAAGTCTCGGATCACTCAACCGTTCAATAGCCGCAATCGCTGATGAAGCGTATCTTGTGGCCGCAGGGTTGCCCCTGACCCTGAAGAAGTAA
- the argC gene encoding N-acetyl-gamma-glutamyl-phosphate reductase → MSAIPVGLVGVTGYTGMELARILSNHNKMKLVRVTSRAEAGKKLADIYPFLNGMELGALEITMPEVDDLEKSCELVFLAVPHKTAMNIGGQLFDRGIKVVDLSADFRIRDRKTYEEWYKVDHTREDLLPKAVYGLPEFYRDQVKGASLVANPGCYPTSVIIGLTPALAENLVETTDIVIDAKSGASGAGRGANVGTLFCEVADSFRAYGLTSHRHTPEIEQELSVVAEESITVSFNTHLLPIDRGILSTIYTKVKDGVTAQEIRAAYAKAYDNEKLIRVLPEGQLPETRWVRGTMFCDVGVVPDPRTGRLIIVTAIDNVCRGASGQAVANANLMLGFNEREGLALAPMMP, encoded by the coding sequence ATGAGCGCGATACCAGTAGGACTTGTCGGTGTGACCGGATATACCGGAATGGAACTTGCCCGGATTTTGAGCAACCATAACAAAATGAAGCTTGTCCGTGTTACTTCCAGAGCTGAAGCCGGGAAGAAGCTGGCTGATATATATCCTTTTCTAAATGGTATGGAGCTGGGCGCACTCGAAATTACGATGCCTGAGGTGGATGACCTTGAGAAATCCTGTGAACTTGTATTTCTCGCTGTTCCGCATAAAACTGCTATGAATATCGGTGGCCAGCTTTTTGATCGGGGCATAAAGGTTGTTGATCTGAGTGCTGATTTTAGAATTCGTGATCGTAAGACATACGAAGAGTGGTACAAGGTTGATCATACCCGTGAAGACCTGTTGCCGAAGGCTGTCTATGGGCTGCCCGAATTTTATCGTGATCAGGTGAAGGGGGCTTCGCTTGTTGCTAACCCCGGTTGCTATCCGACTTCTGTGATCATCGGCCTTACCCCTGCATTAGCAGAAAATCTTGTTGAGACCACCGATATTGTTATTGATGCCAAGTCCGGTGCCAGCGGTGCCGGGCGCGGTGCTAATGTCGGAACACTTTTTTGTGAGGTTGCCGATTCATTCAGGGCTTACGGCCTGACGAGTCACCGGCATACTCCTGAGATCGAGCAGGAGCTTTCAGTTGTCGCTGAAGAAAGCATCACCGTATCATTCAATACTCATCTGCTGCCCATTGATCGTGGGATTCTTTCTACCATCTATACTAAAGTCAAAGACGGCGTTACTGCTCAGGAAATCCGCGCAGCTTATGCAAAAGCCTATGACAATGAAAAGTTGATCCGTGTTCTTCCTGAAGGGCAGCTTCCTGAAACCCGCTGGGTCAGAGGAACCATGTTTTGTGACGTAGGGGTTGTTCCTGATCCCCGGACCGGACGGCTCATAATTGTTACAGCAATTGATAACGTCTGTCGCGGTGCTTCCGGTCAGGCTGTGGCCAACGCAAATCTTATGCTGGGCTTTAATGAGAGAGAAGGGCTGGCTCTTGCACCCATGATGCCTTAA
- a CDS encoding DHH family phosphoesterase: MAYFKQLEDRLQELLSLCKKDERWLVVVNADPDSLACAMAFKRIIGRRVDAVGIAHINEVKRLDNLAMIHYLRIPAQRMIPTLVAQYDKFAIIDSQPHHHPDFEDVKFSVVIDHHPLPPEPYPHAEFTDIRPEYGSNSTMLTEYLYNLKIRPAKFLATALLYGIKTDTQSFERPFIDDDVKAFRYLTKYADMDLIKRITRSEIHPDWLRYFSRAFYNLRRIGPGLYSHLGKVENPDTLVILADFFMRVHGVSWDVVSGIYQDTLVVIFRGDGMRKDMGLMAAKLFSDIGSAGGHKAAARAEIKLEVLEGADPESFVVKKLTKGKRKAIKRI; this comes from the coding sequence ATGGCTTATTTTAAACAGCTTGAAGATCGCCTTCAGGAATTGCTCTCCCTTTGTAAAAAGGATGAGCGGTGGCTTGTTGTAGTAAATGCCGACCCGGATTCCCTGGCTTGCGCCATGGCTTTTAAGCGTATTATCGGACGCAGGGTTGACGCGGTGGGCATTGCCCACATTAACGAGGTTAAACGCCTCGATAACCTTGCCATGATCCACTATTTGCGGATTCCGGCCCAGAGAATGATTCCGACACTGGTGGCCCAGTACGATAAATTTGCCATCATTGACTCCCAGCCTCACCATCATCCGGACTTTGAAGATGTAAAATTTTCTGTGGTCATTGACCACCATCCTCTGCCGCCGGAACCATATCCGCATGCAGAGTTCACAGATATCAGGCCCGAATACGGTTCCAACAGCACGATGCTGACCGAGTACCTTTACAACCTGAAAATTCGTCCGGCCAAATTTCTTGCCACAGCACTTCTTTACGGTATTAAGACCGACACCCAGAGTTTTGAACGTCCTTTTATTGATGACGATGTCAAAGCCTTCAGATATCTGACCAAGTATGCTGATATGGATCTGATCAAACGCATAACACGTAGTGAAATCCATCCTGACTGGCTTAGATATTTTTCGCGGGCTTTTTATAATCTGCGCCGTATCGGTCCCGGTTTGTATTCCCATCTTGGTAAGGTTGAAAATCCGGATACACTGGTTATTCTTGCGGATTTTTTCATGCGGGTTCACGGCGTGTCATGGGATGTTGTTTCCGGAATTTATCAGGATACCCTTGTGGTTATTTTCAGGGGCGACGGTATGCGCAAAGATATGGGACTTATGGCTGCCAAATTGTTCAGTGATATTGGCTCGGCCGGTGGACACAAGGCCGCAGCACGCGCTGAAATCAAGCTTGAAGTCTTAGAAGGTGCTGATCCGGAATCTTTTGTGGTTAAGAAGCTGACCAAAGGCAAAAGAAAAGCCATAAAACGTATCTAA
- a CDS encoding ribonucleoside triphosphate reductase: protein MPTQIMKRDGRLETWSTDRIAQAIFKALNASNIKDPLMAKRMARQVEKKLDGVSIPEQEHVQNMVEEVLMESRLHSVAKKFILYRETRRRSRSQKDAYLDIKGTIDEYLDQSDWRVAENANMTHSFQGLMLHLSGTIQARYALEKYPEEIRQAHEHGYFHIHDLSYGLAGYCAGWSLKDLLLEGFNLEGRSCAGPAKHFDAALGQMVNFLGTLQNEWAGAQAFNNVDTYLAPFIRHDGLTYDEVRQAMQKFVFNLNTTSRWGGQSPFTNLSFDLVPPKHIADEAIIIGGSLQDSTYGDYAVEMEMINRSFIDVMLHGDYHNRIFSFPIPTYNVTEDFPWDSQIGKSLLELTAKYGVPYFQNFISSDLNPEDVRSMCCRLQMDLRELRNKVGGLFGAGDLTGSIGVVTLNLPKLAYLAQGEEDFLDLIEEYAVQAKNSLEFKRKLIQTNLDNGMFPWSRRYLRNGYKGHFSTIGLLGGHEACLNLLGKGIETPSGIRLMTRALNHLRDLTSSFQEETGNLYNLEATPAEGTSYRLAKIDKALYADIKTSGNGTPYYTNSTTLPVGTSDDVILALSHQNKLQPLYTGGSVFHTFLGESIVDLDALKSFIIKAFRNTKIPYLSITPTFSICKEHGYIHGEHHECPDCGAESEVYTRIVGYYRPVKQWNDGKKAEYKDRIEYNTFCR, encoded by the coding sequence ATGCCCACGCAGATAATGAAGCGAGACGGCCGGTTGGAAACATGGTCGACTGATCGAATCGCACAAGCTATTTTCAAAGCACTTAATGCCAGTAACATTAAGGACCCTCTTATGGCCAAGCGCATGGCCAGACAGGTTGAGAAAAAACTCGATGGAGTTTCCATTCCTGAACAGGAACATGTTCAGAATATGGTTGAAGAAGTGCTTATGGAATCGCGCCTTCACAGCGTAGCCAAAAAATTTATCCTCTATCGCGAAACACGCCGCAGATCGAGAAGCCAGAAAGACGCATATCTCGATATCAAGGGAACCATTGATGAATACCTTGATCAAAGCGACTGGCGTGTTGCTGAAAATGCAAACATGACCCACTCCTTTCAGGGACTCATGCTTCATTTATCGGGCACAATTCAGGCTCGCTATGCTCTGGAAAAATATCCTGAAGAAATCAGACAGGCTCATGAGCATGGCTACTTCCATATCCATGATCTTTCCTATGGTCTTGCAGGCTACTGCGCCGGATGGAGCTTAAAGGATCTTCTGCTTGAAGGCTTCAACCTCGAAGGTCGTTCATGCGCTGGTCCTGCCAAACATTTTGATGCAGCACTCGGACAGATGGTCAATTTTCTTGGAACCCTGCAAAACGAATGGGCCGGAGCGCAGGCATTCAACAACGTTGATACCTACCTAGCCCCCTTTATTCGTCATGACGGTTTGACTTATGATGAAGTTCGTCAGGCTATGCAGAAATTTGTATTCAACCTGAATACAACCTCCAGATGGGGAGGCCAAAGCCCGTTTACCAATCTTTCTTTTGACCTTGTTCCGCCTAAACATATTGCCGATGAAGCCATTATCATCGGCGGCAGTCTTCAAGACTCCACCTACGGCGACTATGCCGTGGAAATGGAGATGATCAACCGTTCATTCATTGATGTAATGCTGCACGGTGACTATCATAATAGGATTTTTTCATTTCCAATTCCAACTTACAACGTAACCGAGGATTTCCCCTGGGATTCCCAGATCGGGAAGTCTCTGCTTGAGCTTACTGCCAAGTACGGTGTTCCCTATTTCCAGAACTTCATCAGCTCGGACCTGAATCCGGAAGATGTCCGTTCCATGTGCTGCCGCCTGCAAATGGACCTGCGCGAACTGCGCAACAAAGTAGGCGGACTCTTCGGCGCAGGCGACCTGACCGGTTCAATCGGCGTTGTCACCCTCAACCTGCCTAAACTGGCTTACCTTGCTCAAGGGGAAGAGGATTTTCTTGATCTAATCGAGGAATACGCTGTGCAGGCGAAAAATTCTCTGGAGTTCAAGCGAAAACTTATCCAGACCAACCTTGATAACGGCATGTTCCCGTGGTCGAGACGCTACCTGAGAAATGGCTACAAAGGCCACTTTTCAACTATCGGTCTTCTCGGTGGCCACGAGGCTTGCCTGAACTTACTGGGTAAAGGCATTGAAACTCCATCCGGAATAAGACTCATGACCAGAGCTTTGAATCACCTCCGTGATTTAACTTCCAGCTTTCAGGAAGAAACCGGAAACCTCTATAATCTTGAAGCAACACCAGCTGAAGGAACCAGTTATCGTCTGGCCAAAATTGACAAAGCCCTATATGCCGACATTAAAACATCAGGAAACGGCACTCCTTATTACACGAACTCAACAACACTTCCTGTAGGGACTTCTGATGATGTAATACTGGCTCTTTCCCATCAGAACAAACTCCAGCCTTTATATACCGGCGGCAGTGTATTCCACACCTTTCTTGGCGAATCCATAGTAGATCTGGACGCTCTGAAAAGCTTTATAATTAAAGCTTTCCGCAACACCAAGATTCCATACCTATCCATCACCCCGACGTTTTCTATCTGCAAGGAACATGGTTACATCCACGGTGAACATCATGAATGCCCCGACTGCGGCGCAGAGTCCGAGGTCTATACCCGTATCGTAGGATACTACCGACCTGTAAAGCAATGGAATGACGGGAAAAAAGCTGAATATAAAGACAGAATTGAATACAACACCTTCTGCCGCTAG
- a CDS encoding EAL and HDOD domain-containing protein, giving the protein MNDSEIFLDSFFVARQPVFHTDWAIWGYELLFRNSEDSRFADIGDEDAATSQVIADGFGLIQEDIIEGQRLLVNFPRNMLLEEAAAGMLPPEVCVVEILEHVQPEPDVLEALKQLKKSGYTLALDDYVGQKGFEPFIELADIIKVECLGMGRDKLTQITNKLSKYDVTLLAEKVEDSDMFNFCKGLGFELFQGFFFSRPEIIPGKKMSTNNMNRMQLLKSVSGDNFDVDDLTRTINSDVSISYRLLRFMNSPTFGLPNTINSIQQAIVLLGYKKLAGWLRVILLSDMCSGPAGNELAFLSIKRAKFLELMAADNNCGFLSAESMFLLGLFSLLDVLMGRPMEELLAELPIEDELVKALTGEDGCASLWLDLVRAFEKADWTGLGTLIAENNLSALSIARNHLAAMQWANEVALLNKQE; this is encoded by the coding sequence GTGAATGATTCCGAAATCTTTTTGGATTCCTTTTTCGTCGCCCGTCAGCCGGTATTTCATACAGACTGGGCTATCTGGGGATATGAACTCCTTTTTCGCAATTCAGAGGACAGTCGTTTTGCTGATATCGGCGATGAAGATGCAGCTACTTCGCAGGTTATAGCTGACGGTTTCGGTCTTATACAGGAAGATATTATTGAGGGACAAAGACTTCTGGTTAATTTTCCCCGTAATATGCTTTTGGAGGAAGCGGCAGCAGGCATGCTTCCCCCTGAAGTGTGCGTGGTTGAAATACTTGAGCATGTTCAACCGGAACCTGATGTTCTGGAAGCACTTAAGCAGCTTAAAAAAAGTGGCTATACGCTGGCCCTTGATGATTATGTCGGGCAGAAGGGTTTTGAACCGTTTATTGAGCTTGCAGATATAATCAAAGTTGAGTGCCTTGGCATGGGGCGTGATAAACTTACGCAAATTACAAATAAACTTTCAAAGTATGACGTTACACTTCTGGCTGAAAAGGTTGAAGACAGTGATATGTTCAACTTTTGTAAAGGACTTGGTTTTGAACTTTTTCAAGGATTCTTTTTCAGCCGTCCTGAAATAATTCCGGGCAAGAAAATGTCAACGAATAATATGAACCGCATGCAGCTCTTAAAGTCTGTAAGCGGTGATAACTTTGATGTTGACGATTTGACCAGAACCATTAATTCCGATGTTTCAATCAGTTACAGATTACTTAGGTTTATGAATTCTCCAACATTTGGACTGCCGAATACTATTAATTCTATTCAGCAGGCAATTGTTTTGCTGGGATATAAGAAGCTTGCCGGATGGCTTCGGGTTATCCTGCTTTCTGATATGTGTTCAGGTCCGGCCGGGAATGAACTGGCCTTTTTATCCATAAAAAGAGCAAAATTTCTGGAACTTATGGCTGCCGATAACAACTGCGGTTTTTTGTCGGCTGAGTCTATGTTTCTGCTTGGTCTTTTTTCTTTGCTTGATGTGCTTATGGGGCGTCCTATGGAGGAGCTTCTTGCTGAGCTGCCTATTGAGGATGAGCTGGTGAAGGCTTTGACCGGTGAGGATGGTTGTGCATCACTGTGGCTTGATCTGGTGAGAGCGTTCGAGAAAGCTGACTGGACCGGGCTTGGCACTCTTATCGCTGAGAATAACCTTTCCGCTCTGTCGATCGCCCGTAATCATCTGGCTGCCATGCAATGGGCGAATGAAGTTGCCCTTCTTAATAAGCAGGAGTGA
- a CDS encoding response regulator, with translation MRILVVDDEQMVRENLVDYLEDEGLDVISVGSAEEALKLMKTEKADIAIVDMRLPVMHGNDLIIHLKAQHPDMDFIIHTGSVDYAVPPDVKAYGISSDNVLLKPVADMDLFIQKIRTLFGNKYDI, from the coding sequence ATGCGTATTTTGGTTGTAGACGACGAACAGATGGTCAGAGAAAACCTTGTTGACTACCTTGAAGACGAAGGCCTGGATGTGATTTCAGTAGGAAGTGCCGAAGAAGCACTTAAGCTGATGAAAACAGAAAAAGCAGACATCGCCATCGTAGACATGCGCCTGCCGGTAATGCACGGTAATGACCTCATCATTCATCTGAAGGCACAGCACCCTGATATGGACTTTATTATTCACACGGGATCTGTGGACTATGCCGTACCGCCGGACGTAAAAGCATATGGCATTTCGTCTGACAATGTTCTTTTAAAACCCGTTGCGGATATGGACCTTTTCATTCAAAAGATCAGAACTCTTTTCGGCAATAAATACGATATTTAA
- the polA gene encoding DNA polymerase I, translating into MSLRDKLNFEGDPLYLIDGSAFFYRGFHAYPDLKRSDGVPTNALFYVLRVLLKVLKEEKPKYLVFMLDGKGMNFRHELFDQYKAQRPPMPDDLRCQVEPLKEAMEILGIPLVVSQGEEADDCIASLAARYKSERPVIILGADKDLKQCLDDNVYMWDPAGRSEKVTSLADFKEATGFDPGQWADFQALIGDSADNIPGVPGVGKVTATKLMAKYPTLEDIRDNYEKLQPNIKKKMKDELENMFMYRELTRLKLDSCKSLNMEDMKLAPVDNQAVADYLTTYEFRSLVRDAKTVFPFPDGSEPVKSGKRGASSASKSKKADSGQLSLFGESIPVCSDPESRLEVKKAESAADLPDFTAKEVGLVREGKTYFIGIDGDEWMYKADVAELVAKLKSAKTVAVADVKSFIRFDRAWQGIALDRWFDLSLTAYLLNPEERNYAWDRLRSMLYAGDELPDAVDEVHPDAQGMAALALMHVLGPRVRSAGLEDLIDSLEIPLIPVLADMEEAGITIDLESFAQFLKEVSERVAELTKAIHERAEEPFNIRSSQQMSTILFEKLGLKPGGKTPKGALSTANSVLEKLSGQHEIITDILEFRKMEKLRSTYLEPLPKLVGPDGRIHTNFNQLATATGRLSSSGPNLQNIPIRGEQGKRMRACFTAGEGMRLAAADYSQVELRVLAHFSGDPTLVSAFEQDEDIHSRTAALLFDRDPADITRDERGNAKTINFGLIYGMGPQKLSQELGIKLNEAKEFIAKYFEKLGVLKEFYDSVVEQGRDKGYVTTLSGRRRLLPELHSKSPQIISQARRQAINTVIQGSAADIIKMAMIKVADNQEIKHLGGRLILQIHDELLVEGPEESIEEIGKLLQEDMQSVTSLVVPLKVDLGLGRNWAQAH; encoded by the coding sequence ATGTCACTCAGAGATAAATTGAATTTTGAAGGTGATCCGCTGTATCTCATAGACGGGTCTGCATTTTTCTATCGCGGTTTTCATGCCTATCCGGACCTTAAACGTTCGGACGGGGTTCCGACCAATGCTTTGTTTTATGTCCTGCGGGTTCTGCTCAAAGTCTTAAAAGAAGAGAAACCTAAATATCTGGTGTTCATGCTGGATGGAAAGGGTATGAATTTTCGTCATGAGCTTTTTGATCAATATAAAGCTCAGCGTCCGCCTATGCCCGATGATTTGCGCTGTCAGGTAGAACCGCTCAAGGAAGCTATGGAGATTCTAGGCATTCCGCTTGTTGTTTCGCAAGGTGAAGAGGCGGATGACTGCATCGCATCACTTGCAGCACGGTATAAATCAGAGCGGCCGGTAATTATTCTCGGGGCTGATAAAGATCTCAAGCAATGCCTTGATGACAATGTCTATATGTGGGATCCGGCCGGACGTAGCGAAAAGGTTACCTCCCTTGCCGACTTTAAAGAAGCTACCGGTTTTGATCCTGGTCAGTGGGCTGATTTTCAGGCCCTCATAGGCGACTCCGCTGATAACATTCCCGGAGTGCCCGGGGTTGGTAAAGTTACGGCGACAAAGCTTATGGCTAAGTATCCCACGCTTGAAGATATTCGTGACAACTATGAGAAGCTGCAACCCAATATTAAGAAAAAGATGAAGGATGAGCTGGAAAATATGTTCATGTACCGTGAACTGACCAGACTTAAGCTTGACAGTTGCAAGTCGCTGAACATGGAGGACATGAAGCTTGCACCTGTCGACAATCAAGCTGTGGCTGACTATCTGACCACTTACGAATTTCGCTCATTGGTTAGAGATGCTAAAACAGTATTTCCCTTCCCTGATGGGAGCGAGCCTGTCAAATCTGGTAAAAGAGGCGCATCTTCCGCTTCCAAGTCAAAAAAAGCTGACTCGGGGCAATTGTCTCTTTTCGGCGAATCCATTCCTGTGTGCTCAGACCCCGAAAGCAGGCTTGAGGTAAAAAAAGCAGAATCTGCTGCCGATTTACCTGACTTTACGGCCAAGGAAGTCGGACTTGTACGTGAAGGAAAAACATATTTTATCGGTATAGATGGCGATGAATGGATGTACAAAGCGGACGTAGCCGAGCTGGTTGCAAAGCTTAAATCCGCTAAAACCGTTGCTGTCGCTGATGTGAAATCTTTTATCCGTTTTGATCGTGCATGGCAGGGTATTGCCCTTGACCGCTGGTTTGACTTGAGCCTTACAGCTTATCTGCTTAATCCGGAAGAGCGTAACTATGCGTGGGACAGGTTGCGTTCCATGCTTTATGCAGGAGATGAACTGCCTGACGCTGTGGATGAAGTTCATCCTGATGCGCAGGGCATGGCCGCTCTCGCTCTTATGCATGTGCTTGGTCCGAGAGTGCGTTCCGCCGGGCTGGAGGATTTGATCGACAGCCTCGAAATTCCGCTGATTCCCGTCCTTGCAGATATGGAGGAAGCAGGGATCACCATTGATCTTGAATCATTTGCACAGTTCTTAAAAGAAGTCAGCGAACGTGTCGCCGAGCTGACTAAAGCAATTCATGAACGCGCCGAAGAGCCTTTCAATATTCGTTCAAGCCAGCAGATGAGCACTATCCTTTTTGAAAAACTGGGCCTTAAACCCGGTGGAAAAACTCCCAAAGGTGCGCTTTCCACTGCCAACTCCGTGCTAGAAAAATTATCCGGACAGCATGAGATTATCACCGATATTCTTGAGTTCAGAAAGATGGAGAAATTACGCTCCACTTATCTCGAACCGCTTCCTAAGCTGGTTGGACCTGATGGTCGTATTCATACAAATTTCAACCAGCTTGCAACAGCAACCGGACGTCTTTCCAGTTCCGGACCTAATTTACAGAACATTCCCATCCGGGGAGAACAGGGCAAGCGTATGCGTGCCTGTTTTACTGCCGGAGAGGGAATGCGCCTCGCTGCTGCGGACTATTCACAGGTAGAGCTGCGCGTGCTGGCTCATTTTTCCGGTGATCCGACCCTTGTTTCAGCTTTTGAACAGGATGAAGATATCCATTCACGCACTGCTGCGCTTCTTTTTGATAGAGATCCTGCGGACATCACCAGAGATGAACGCGGTAATGCCAAGACTATCAATTTCGGCCTGATATACGGCATGGGGCCTCAGAAACTTTCTCAGGAACTGGGCATCAAGCTTAACGAGGCCAAGGAATTTATAGCTAAATATTTTGAAAAACTCGGCGTGCTGAAAGAATTTTATGATTCCGTAGTAGAGCAGGGGCGTGATAAGGGCTACGTCACAACTCTCTCCGGGCGCAGAAGACTGCTTCCCGAGCTTCATTCCAAAAGTCCGCAGATTATTTCTCAGGCCAGAAGGCAGGCTATCAATACCGTAATTCAGGGCAGCGCCGCGGATATTATCAAGATGGCAATGATCAAAGTTGCTGATAATCAGGAGATAAAACATCTGGGCGGCAGGCTGATTCTGCAAATTCATGATGAACTGCTCGTTGAAGGCCCTGAGGAATCTATTGAGGAAATCGGAAAGCTGTTGCAGGAGGATATGCAAAGCGTAACATCTCTTGTCGTACCGCTTAAAGTAGATCTCGGCCTTGGCCGTAACTGGGCGCAGGCGCATTAA